The following proteins are encoded in a genomic region of Nicotiana sylvestris chromosome 4, ASM39365v2, whole genome shotgun sequence:
- the LOC104234469 gene encoding F-box/kelch-repeat protein At5g42350-like yields the protein MTSERLTGEESIQQDLESLSVSKKLVRSVSQKLKKKNHRSGGGEEDDDRGVSLRCLTLYSRGGGCKVGADTGDELWDSCGRRRSNASEEGKGYAPICGNEETTVDCFAYGMREKFWRRTNRKSLELEAALQNKNMNVFLPDDILEMCLLRLPFISVMNARLVCKKWRNLTMTPRFWRMRQEGSFQNPWVFLFGIVKDGCCSAEIHALDVSFNQWHKINSEILKGRFLFSVAGIHDDVYVVGGCSSLTNFGKVDKSSFKTHKSVLVFSPLMRTWRKAAPMKHARSSPILGAYEISSDCLIIRNQQTRGDRRFYRPRVGGVSDVYEDPHRLSVRRQFRYSLDENELTSLPSVKPYKFVKQKGEHSNKDQRRFLLFAVGGLGCWDEPLDSGEIYDSMSNKWTEIQRLPVDFGVACSGVVCSGMFYVYSESDKVAAYDIEKGYWVRIQTSPFPPRVHEYHPKLICCNGRLFMLSVSWCEGEGQIGRRNKAVRKLWELDLMYLTWTEVSTHPDAPMDWNAAFIADKNFIFGVEMFKIFGQVLDFLTVGEVSGAGTSWSHISRNRLPHELDAASCLTKSMAVLHL from the coding sequence ATGACATCAGAAAGGTTAACAGGAGAAGAATCTATTCAACAGGATTTGGAGTCTTTAAGCGTGTCGAAAAAGCTAGTCAGAAGTGTGagtcaaaaattgaaaaagaagaacCATAGAAGCGGAGGGGGAGAAGAGGATGACGACAGGGGCGTCTCCTTGAGATGTCTAACCCTATACAGCAGAGGGGGTGGGTGCAAAGTAGGTGCTGACACTGGCGATGAGTTATGGGATTCATGTGGTAGAAGAAGGTCAAATGCAAGTGAGGAAGGCAAAGGCTACGCCCCAATATGTGGAAATGAAGAAACCACAGTAGATTGCTTCGCTTATGGAATGAGGGAAAAATTCTGGAGGAGGACTAATAGGAAATCTCTAGAACTTGAAGCAGCACTACAGAACAAAAACATGAATGTGTTTTTGCCGGATGACATCCTTGAAATGTGCTTATTAAGGCTTCCTTTTATAAGTGTCATGAATGCTAGGCTGGTGTGCAAGAAATGGAGAAACTTGACAATGACACCTCGTTTCTGGCGAATGAGGCAAGAAGGTTCGTTTCAGAATCCATGGGTTTTTCTCTTTGGGATTGTAAAAGACGGTTGTTGTTCTGCAGAAATACATGCATTGGATGTTTCCTTCAACCAATGGCACAAAATTAACTCTGAAATTCTGAAAGGAAGGTTTTTATTTTCTGTTGCCGGTATCCATGATGATGTTTATGTTGTTGGAGGCTGTTCTAGCCTTACTAACTTTGGGAAAGTTGATAAGAGCTCATTCAAGACACATAAAAGCGTGCTCGTTTTTAGTCCCTTGATGAGAACGTGGCGTAAAGCTGCACCAATGAAGCATGCAAGATCATCCCCTATTTTAGGAGCTTATGAGATCAGTTCAGATTGTTTAATTATTAGGAATCAACAAACTCGAGGAGACAGAAGATTTTACCGTCCAAGAGTTGGTGGGGTATCTGATGTTTATGAGGATCCTCATAGACTTTCAGTAAGACGCCAATTTCGATATTCTCTGGATGAGAACGAACTTACGTCCTTGCCAAGTGTGAAACCGTATAAGTTTGTCAAACAAAAAGGCGAACATTCAAATAAAGATCAAAGACGCTTTCTCTTGTTTGCTGTAGGGGGTCTTGGATGCTGGGATGAGCCTCTTGATTCTGGGGAAATTTATGATTCCATGTCAAATAAATGGACAGAGATCCAGAGGCTGCCTGTAGATTTTGGAGTAGCTTGTTCGGGGGTTGTGTGCAGTGGGATGTTTTATGTTTATTCAGAAAGTGATAAGGTAGCAGCATATGACATTGAGAAGGGCTATTGGGTTAGAATCCAAACCAGTCCATTCCCTCCCCGAGTTCATGAATACCACCCTAAACTTATATGCTGCAATGGACGGTTATTTATGCTTTCTGTCTCGTGGTGTGAAGGAGAAGGTCAGATTGGCAGGAGAAACAAAGCAGTAAGAAAGCTTTGGGAGCTTGATCTTATGTATCTCACTTGGACAGAAGTTTCAACACATCCTGATGCCCCAATGGATTGGAACGCTGCGTTTATTGCTGATAAAAACTTTATATTTGGAGTTGAAATGTTCAAAATATTCGGGCAGGTGCTAGACTTCTTGACTGTTGGAGAAGTATCCGGTGCTGGAACAAGCTGGAGCCATATCTCAAGGAACCGTCTACCCCATGAATTGGATGCTGCTTCTTGCTTGACTAAATCCATGGCAGTGCTACACTTGTGA
- the LOC104234468 gene encoding uncharacterized protein isoform X2, whose translation MAIKPYMRSILIVAIAFLSVLPATLCIEDKCAACTTIAEELEHGLLKEKPRNHLDMRHRLDSKGQREGKLIDYRASELRVVELLEDLCEKMQDYTLEKVDSSTKTWIKVNNWDLLKTNKQEARAHSKAISSFCGRLLEQTEDDFTELMKKGSVQVGDVSKVLCEDLSNYCNGKSSNKTIGDENEDTDREL comes from the exons ATGGCGATTAAGCCATATATGAGATCGATTTTGATTGTTGCTATTGCTTTCTTATCTGTTTTACCAGCTACTCTCTGTATCGAAGATAAATGTGCTGCTTGTACTACCATTGCT GAGGAGCTGGAGCATGGACTCTTGAAA GAAAAACCAAGAAACCATTTAGACATGAGACACCGCCTGGATTCTAAAGGTCAGCGTGAAGGGAAACTTATTGATTACAG AGCCAGTGAGCTAAGAGTTGTTGAACTCCTAGAGGACCTCTGTGAAAAGATGCAAGATTATACTCTGGAGAAG GTGGATTCAAGCACAAAAACTTGGATTAAAGTAAACAATTGGGACCTTCTCAAGACTA ATAAGCAAGAAGCTCGAGCACATTCAAAAGCTATATCATCCTTCTGTGGAAG GTTACTTGAGCAAACTGAAGATGAC TTCACAGAATTGATGAAGAAAGGATCTGTCCAAGTTGGAGATGTAAGCAAGGTATTATGTGAAGATCTCAGCAACTATTGCAATGGGAAAAG TTCCAATAAGACAATAGGTGATGAAAACGAAGATACAGATCGAGAACTTTGA
- the LOC104234470 gene encoding U-box domain-containing protein 44-like, which yields MAESWDGNHDPGSPSEESYHLERLHIEPIYDAFICPLTKQVMQDPVTLENGMTFEREAIEKWFKECRDSGRKPVCPLTHRDLNSTELNPSIALRNTIEEWNARNEAAQIDMARRSLSLGSGEGDIMQALKFVQHLCQKSRSNKHVIRNAELIPMIVEMLRSSSRRVRCKALETLLVVVEDDIDNKEIMAEGDNVRTIVKFLSHEQSKEREAAISLLYELSKSKTICEKIGSVNGAILILVGMASSKSENLVTVEKAENTLENLEKCEINVKQMAENGRLRPLLNLLLEGAPETKLSMAAFLGELVLNNDVKVLVARTVGSSLINIMKHGNMSSREAALKSLNQISSYESSAKILIDAGILPPLVKDLFFVGANQLPMRLKEVSATILANIVNSGYDFDSVPVGSEYQTLVSEDIVHNFLHLISNTGPAIECKLLQVLVGLTSSPTTVFNVVSAIKSSAATISLVQFIEAPQKDLRVASIKLLRNLSPHMGQELARCLRGTSGQLGSLIKVISENTGITEEQAAAVGLLADLPERDRGLTRQMLDEGVFPLVISRVVSIRQGETRGSRFVTPYLEGLVKVLSRITFVLTDEPDAVALCREQNVAALFIELLQTNGLDNVQMVSAMALENLSQESKNLTKLPELPKPGFCVSIFPCLSKPPVITGLCKVHRGTCSLRDTFCLLEGQAVDKLVALLDHTNEKVVEASLAAVCTLLDDGVDIEEGVQILCETEGIKPILDVLLEKRTETLRRRAVWAAERLLRTEDIALEVAGDPNVSTALVDAFQHGDYRTRQIAERALKHVDRIPNFSGVFPNTG from the exons ATGGCTGAAAGCTGGGATGGGAATCATGATCCTGGTAGCCCGTCCGAGGAGAGTTACCATCTCGAGAGACTGCACATAGAACCAATTTATGATGCATTTATATGTCCCTTGACAAAACAAGTAATGCAGGATCCTGTTACCCTGGAAAATGGCATGACTTTTGAGAGGGAAGCTATTGAGAAATGGTTCAAGGAATGTAGGGATAGTGGAAGAAAGCCTGTGTGCCCTTTAACGCATAGAGATCTGAATAGCACGGAGCTGAATCCAAGTATAGCTCTACGAAATACCATTGAAGAATGGAATGCAAGGAATGAAGCTGCACAAATAGATATGGCTCGCAGATCATTATCTCTGGGTAGTGGGGAGGGTGATATTATGCAGGCTTTGAAGTTTGTCCAGCACCTTTGCCAAAAAAGTCGCTCAAACAAACATGTTATTCGAAATGCGGAGCTCATACCCATGATTGTAGAAATGTTAAGAAGTAGCAGTCGCAGGGTTCGATGTAAAGCTCTTGAAACGCTTCTAGTTGTGGTAGAGGACGACATTGATAATAAG GAAATAATGGCTGAGGGCGACAATGTACGGACAATAGTGAAGTTCTTATCACATGAACAATCAAAAGAAAGAGAGGCAGCCATTTCTTTGCTGTACGAGCTGTCGAAATCTAAGACTATATGCGAAAAAATTGGTTCAGTTAATGGGGCAATTCTGATTCTGGTTGGAATGGCTAGCAGCAAGTCGGAGAATCTTGTGACTGTTGAGAAGGCTGAGAATACTCTGGAGAACCTGGAAAAGTGTGAGATTAATGTAAAACAAATGGCTGAAAATGGTCGGCTGCGGCCCCTCTTAAATCTACTACTTGAAG GAGCGCCAGAAACCAAACTTTCCATGGCTGCTTTCCTTGGTGAGCTGGTTCTCAATAATGATGTGAAAGTATTGGTGGCAAGGACTGTTGGTTCATCACTGATCAACATCATGAAACATGGTAACATGTCATCAAGGGAGGCTGCTTTAAAATCTCTAAATCAAATCTCGTCTTACGAGTCTAGTGCCAAGATCCTCATAGACGCAGGTATACTTCCCCCTCTTGTGAAGGATCTCTTCTTTGTTGGGGCTAACCAACTGCCCATGCGACTGAAAGAAGTTTCTGCAACAATCCTTGCAAATATCGTCAACTCAGGCTATGACTTTGATTCAGTTCCGGTTGGCTCTGAATATCAGACGCTTGTCTCAGAGGACATAGTTCACAATTTTCTACATCTTATTAGCAACACCGGTCCTGCAATAGAATGCAAGCTTCTCCAAGTTCTTGTTGGTTTAACCAGTTCTCCCACAACTGTTTTTAATGTTGTTTCTGCCATTAAAAGCTCGGCTGCGACTATTAGTTTGGTTCAGTTTATCGAGGCTCCACAGAAAGATCTTCGGGTAGCTTCGATAAAGCTTCTGCGGAACCTCTCTCCTCATATGGGTCAAGAACTCGCTCGTTGCTTACGTGGTACATCAGGTCAGCTTGGTAGTCTAATTAAAGTCATATCAGAGAATACTGGTATAACCGAAGAGCAAGCTGCGGCAGTTGGTCTTTTAGCTGATCTCCCTGAAAGGGATAGGGGACTTACTAGGCAAATGCTTGACGAAGGTGTCTTCCCGCTGGTAATCTCGAGGGTAGTTAGTATCCGACAGGGAGAGACAAGAGGGAGTCGCTTTGTTACGCCATATCTAGAAGGGCTCGTGAAAGTTCTCTCAAGGATCACATTTGTTTTGACTGATGAGCCTGATGCCGTTGCACTTTGTCGGGAACAGAATGTTGCCGCACTCTTCATTGAACTTCTGCAGACCAATGGGCTTGATAATGTGCAGATGGTCTCCGCCATGGCTTTGGAGAACTTATCTCAAGAATCCAAGAACTTGACCAAATTGCCTGAGCTGCCGAAGCCAGGTTTTTGTGTCTCGATCTTCCCTTGTTTGAGCAAGCCACCTGTTATAACGGGATTGTGTAAGGTTCATCGTGGGACATGTTCTCTGAGAGACACCTTCTGTCTCTTGGAAGGACAAGCCGTGGACAAGTTGGTTGCACTTCTAGACCACACAAATGAAAAGGTTGTTGAGGCATCACTTGCAGCTGTATGCACTTTGTTAGATGATGGAGTTGATATCGaagaaggtgtccagattttgtGTGAGACTGAAGGAATCAAACCTATTCTTGATGTATTACTTGAGAAGCGTACTGAAACTCTGCGCAGAAGAGCAGTTTGGGCAGCTGAAAGACTACTGCGTACAGAGGATATAGCTCTTGAAGTCGCTGGTGATCCGAACGTGAGCACAGCTCTCGTTGATGCTTTCCAACATGGTGATTATAGGACACGACAGATTGCTGAGCGGGCACTGAAGCATGTTGACAGAATTCCGAACTTTTCTGGGGTATTTCCTAACACGGGCTAA
- the LOC104234468 gene encoding uncharacterized protein isoform X1, whose protein sequence is MAIKPYMRSILIVAIAFLSVLPATLCIEDKCAACTTIAEELEHGLLKEKPRNHLDMRHRLDSKGQREGKLIDYRASELRVVELLEDLCEKMQDYTLEKVDSSTKTWIKVNNWDLLKTNKQEARAHSKAISSFCGRLLEQTEDDFTELMKKGSVQVGDVSKVLCEDLSNYCNGKSSSNKTIGDENEDTDREL, encoded by the exons ATGGCGATTAAGCCATATATGAGATCGATTTTGATTGTTGCTATTGCTTTCTTATCTGTTTTACCAGCTACTCTCTGTATCGAAGATAAATGTGCTGCTTGTACTACCATTGCT GAGGAGCTGGAGCATGGACTCTTGAAA GAAAAACCAAGAAACCATTTAGACATGAGACACCGCCTGGATTCTAAAGGTCAGCGTGAAGGGAAACTTATTGATTACAG AGCCAGTGAGCTAAGAGTTGTTGAACTCCTAGAGGACCTCTGTGAAAAGATGCAAGATTATACTCTGGAGAAG GTGGATTCAAGCACAAAAACTTGGATTAAAGTAAACAATTGGGACCTTCTCAAGACTA ATAAGCAAGAAGCTCGAGCACATTCAAAAGCTATATCATCCTTCTGTGGAAG GTTACTTGAGCAAACTGAAGATGAC TTCACAGAATTGATGAAGAAAGGATCTGTCCAAGTTGGAGATGTAAGCAAGGTATTATGTGAAGATCTCAGCAACTATTGCAATGGGAAAAG TAGTTCCAATAAGACAATAGGTGATGAAAACGAAGATACAGATCGAGAACTTTGA